The following are from one region of the Vibrio parahaemolyticus genome:
- a CDS encoding NADP-dependent oxidoreductase — MTNATNRRIVLASRPHGAPTTKNFRLEEVAKPVPQAGEMLLRTVYLSLDPYMRGRMSDAESYAEPVALDDVMIGGTVCQVEASNHPGYEAGEWVLAYTVGWQDYAISTGEMVIKLGKEPQNPSYALGVAGMPGFTAYMGLLDIGQPKPGETIVVAAATGPVGATVGQIGKIKGCRVVGIAGGEEKCRYAKEVLGFDECIDHKADDFAQQLKDACYNGIDVYFENVGGKVFEAVMPLLNTSARIPLCGLISQYNATELPEGTDHLPLLMGKLLTKRIKVQGFIIFDDYGHRYGEFAQDINQWLAEGKIQYREHLVEGLDNAPEAFIGLLEGKNFGKLVVKINDPL; from the coding sequence ATGACTAACGCAACCAATCGTAGAATCGTCCTAGCATCACGCCCACATGGTGCTCCTACAACTAAAAACTTTCGCCTAGAGGAAGTAGCAAAACCTGTTCCACAGGCAGGAGAAATGCTGCTGAGAACGGTTTACCTCTCTCTAGATCCATACATGCGCGGTCGCATGAGCGATGCAGAATCTTATGCAGAACCAGTAGCGCTAGACGATGTGATGATTGGCGGCACCGTTTGTCAGGTAGAAGCATCCAACCACCCGGGCTATGAAGCGGGTGAATGGGTACTTGCGTACACAGTGGGTTGGCAAGACTACGCAATTTCTACCGGAGAGATGGTGATTAAATTAGGCAAAGAGCCACAAAACCCATCATACGCTCTAGGTGTTGCGGGCATGCCTGGCTTTACCGCATACATGGGTTTGTTGGATATTGGCCAGCCAAAACCAGGTGAAACCATTGTAGTTGCTGCGGCAACGGGCCCTGTCGGCGCGACAGTTGGTCAAATCGGTAAAATCAAAGGCTGCCGCGTAGTTGGTATCGCCGGTGGTGAAGAAAAATGTCGCTACGCAAAAGAGGTTTTAGGCTTTGATGAGTGTATCGATCACAAAGCAGATGATTTCGCACAGCAATTGAAAGATGCATGCTACAACGGCATCGATGTTTACTTTGAAAACGTAGGCGGCAAAGTATTCGAAGCTGTCATGCCACTTCTCAATACCAGTGCGCGTATCCCTTTGTGTGGATTGATTTCTCAATACAACGCAACAGAATTACCTGAAGGCACAGACCATCTACCTCTGCTAATGGGTAAACTACTGACGAAACGAATCAAGGTACAAGGCTTTATCATTTTTGATGACTACGGTCACCGTTACGGTGAGTTCGCTCAAGATATCAATCAATGGTTGGCTGAAGGAAAGATCCAATACCGCGAACATCTAGTAGAAGGTCTAGACAATGCGCCAGAGGCATTTATTGGTCTGCTAGAAGGCAAGAACTTTGGCAAGCTTGTTGTAAAAATCAACGACCCACTATAA
- a CDS encoding TetR/AcrR family transcriptional regulator, protein MNAKTNDTRQHILDVGYELIVTRGFTSVGLSELLKTAEVPKGSFYHYFKSKEQFGEAMIQDYFNKYFEQLTARFTNTELNGYQRLMSYFEEMVKVEDDVCNANKCLLVKLSAEVSDLSEPMRIALRRGADKTIQAMAECIDVGIQDGSIPNGDSALLARQIYYLWNGASLLNKLYQDQEALTQSLTYTQHLLQNTRTCP, encoded by the coding sequence ATGAACGCAAAAACAAATGACACACGCCAACACATTCTCGACGTCGGGTACGAATTGATTGTTACCCGAGGGTTTACGAGTGTTGGACTTTCAGAGCTATTAAAAACGGCCGAAGTGCCAAAAGGCTCGTTTTATCATTACTTCAAATCTAAAGAACAGTTTGGTGAGGCAATGATTCAAGATTACTTCAACAAGTATTTTGAACAATTGACTGCCCGCTTCACTAATACCGAGCTCAATGGCTACCAACGCTTAATGAGCTACTTTGAAGAAATGGTAAAAGTAGAAGATGATGTCTGTAATGCAAACAAATGCTTGTTAGTGAAGCTAAGCGCCGAAGTGTCAGATTTATCGGAGCCTATGCGTATCGCACTGCGTCGAGGCGCTGATAAGACCATTCAAGCTATGGCTGAGTGTATTGATGTCGGTATTCAAGATGGCTCTATCCCAAACGGTGATAGCGCATTGTTGGCCAGACAGATTTATTATCTTTGGAATGGCGCAAGCTTACTGAACAAACTGTATCAAGATCAGGAAGCGCTCACGCAAAGCCTGACCTATACTCAACATCTACTGCAAAACACGCGTACTTGCCCATAA
- the yqfB gene encoding N(4)-acetylcytidine aminohydrolase yields MSSHPTKITFFEFLTPLITSGQKTITIRDESESHYVPNTEVEVFTLETDRKVCDIKILSVEPLNFDEINEFHAEQEAIELPKLKQLIREIYPDIDKLFVIEYELIKK; encoded by the coding sequence ATGTCATCTCATCCAACAAAAATTACCTTTTTCGAATTTCTCACGCCATTGATCACTTCTGGCCAAAAGACCATCACTATTCGTGACGAATCAGAAAGTCACTATGTACCAAACACAGAAGTAGAAGTGTTCACGTTGGAAACTGACCGTAAGGTTTGTGATATCAAAATCTTGTCTGTTGAGCCATTAAACTTTGATGAAATCAATGAGTTTCACGCAGAACAAGAAGCCATCGAGTTGCCAAAACTCAAACAGTTGATTCGAGAAATCTATCCGGATATCGATAAGCTATTTGTTATCGAATACGAATTGATCAAAAAGTAG
- a CDS encoding catalase — MTNKKLTTAAGCPVAHNQNVMTAGPRGPQLLQDVWFLEKLAHFDREVIPERRMHAKGSGAYGTFTVTHNITKYTRAKIFSEIGKKTELFARFTTVAGERGAADAERDIRGFALKFYTEEGNWDLVGNNTPVFFLRDPLKFPDLNHAVKRDPRTNMRSSTNNWDFWTSLPEAFHQVTIVMSDRGIPASYRHMHGFGSHTFSFINAENERYWVKFHFKTQQGIKNISDEEAQLLAGRDRESHHRDLYESIERQDFPKWKMYVQIMPELEADKVNFNPFDLTRVWSQKDYPLIPVGEFELNRNPENFYAEVEQSAFNPAAIVPGIGFSPDKMLQGRLFAYGDAQRYRLGVNHHQIPVNAPRCPVHSYHRDGAMRVDGNFGSTLGYEPNYKQEWAEQPDYSEPPLRISGHADHYDHRVDEDYFSQAGDLFRLMNEEQRQALFDNTARAMDGVPDFIKERHVNHAYQADEAYGKGLELALGLAK, encoded by the coding sequence ATGACAAACAAAAAGCTAACGACTGCGGCAGGTTGCCCAGTTGCTCATAACCAAAACGTGATGACAGCAGGCCCACGTGGCCCTCAACTCCTACAAGATGTCTGGTTTCTAGAAAAGCTAGCGCACTTTGATCGTGAAGTGATCCCTGAGCGTCGTATGCACGCAAAAGGTTCTGGTGCGTACGGCACATTCACCGTGACTCACAACATAACAAAATACACTCGTGCAAAAATTTTCTCTGAGATTGGTAAAAAGACCGAACTATTTGCTCGCTTTACGACCGTTGCTGGTGAACGCGGCGCAGCGGATGCAGAACGAGACATCCGTGGTTTTGCCCTAAAGTTTTACACCGAAGAAGGCAACTGGGATTTAGTCGGCAACAACACGCCAGTCTTCTTCTTACGTGACCCGTTGAAGTTCCCTGACCTCAACCACGCGGTGAAACGCGATCCACGCACCAACATGCGCAGCTCGACAAACAACTGGGATTTTTGGACATCGCTGCCAGAAGCGTTCCATCAAGTAACCATCGTCATGAGTGATCGCGGTATTCCTGCGTCCTACCGTCACATGCACGGCTTCGGTAGCCATACATTCAGCTTTATCAACGCTGAAAATGAACGCTACTGGGTGAAGTTCCACTTCAAAACTCAGCAAGGTATTAAGAACATCAGCGATGAGGAAGCACAACTGCTGGCGGGCAGAGATCGTGAAAGCCATCACCGCGATTTGTATGAGTCGATTGAGCGTCAGGATTTCCCGAAATGGAAAATGTACGTACAGATCATGCCAGAATTAGAAGCCGACAAAGTTAACTTCAACCCATTCGACCTAACAAGAGTATGGTCTCAAAAAGATTATCCACTTATCCCTGTAGGTGAGTTTGAGCTGAACCGTAACCCAGAAAACTTCTATGCAGAAGTTGAGCAATCCGCGTTTAACCCGGCAGCTATCGTTCCTGGAATTGGTTTCTCGCCAGACAAAATGCTGCAAGGCCGTTTGTTTGCATACGGAGATGCACAGCGTTACCGCCTAGGTGTAAACCATCACCAAATTCCAGTCAACGCCCCTCGTTGTCCGGTACACAGCTACCATCGTGACGGCGCAATGCGAGTTGACGGTAACTTCGGTTCAACACTGGGTTACGAGCCAAACTACAAACAAGAGTGGGCAGAGCAGCCTGATTATTCAGAGCCACCATTGCGAATTAGCGGCCATGCTGACCATTACGACCATCGTGTTGATGAGGATTACTTTAGCCAAGCAGGTGACCTGTTCCGACTAATGAACGAAGAGCAACGCCAAGCGCTGTTTGATAACACCGCACGAGCGATGGATGGTGTGCCAGACTTCATTAAAGAACGTCACGTCAACCACGCTTACCAAGCGGACGAAGCCTACGGCAAAGGCTTAGAACTGGCGTTAGGTTTAGCGAAATAA
- a CDS encoding glutathione S-transferase family protein: MIKLHHLNQSRSKRIIWLLEELNVEYEIVPYVRDKVTFMAPPELKSVHPLGKSPLLEDDGEFIIESGAMTEYLIEKYSDGALAPKRGTKAHTEYLQWMHFAESSAILPMLLKIFISKEPNSMQFLPAYADKEAMNVLSYFEQALEGKTYLVEERLTGADIMMSFIVELVQMFGLAEQFPNMVRYGKQLATHPAFEKAEQIEVNYA, translated from the coding sequence ATGATAAAACTTCATCATCTGAATCAGTCACGCTCTAAGCGTATTATCTGGTTACTTGAAGAGCTCAACGTGGAATACGAAATCGTGCCTTACGTTCGTGACAAAGTGACTTTCATGGCACCGCCAGAACTAAAGAGCGTTCATCCACTTGGTAAGTCGCCACTCCTTGAAGATGATGGTGAGTTTATTATTGAATCAGGAGCCATGACTGAATACTTGATTGAAAAGTACAGTGATGGAGCGCTTGCCCCTAAGCGTGGTACAAAAGCGCATACTGAATATTTACAATGGATGCACTTTGCAGAAAGCTCCGCTATTTTGCCGATGCTATTGAAAATATTCATCAGTAAAGAGCCGAACTCGATGCAGTTTTTGCCTGCATACGCCGACAAAGAAGCAATGAATGTATTGAGCTACTTCGAACAAGCGTTAGAAGGAAAAACCTACCTCGTAGAAGAGCGATTGACGGGTGCAGACATCATGATGTCTTTCATCGTTGAGTTAGTACAGATGTTTGGCCTAGCAGAACAATTCCCGAATATGGTTCGTTACGGTAAACAACTTGCGACGCACCCTGCTTTCGAGAAAGCCGAACAAATTGAAGTGAACTACGCTTAA
- a CDS encoding NAD(P)-dependent oxidoreductase has protein sequence MEKQRVAFIGLGVMGYPMAGYLSKAGYETKVYNRTKAKADKWAAEYNGIACETPREAAEGCDIVFTCVGNDNDVRSVVYGEEGLLVGLKAGAVLVDHTTTSAELAVELADACKKVGNHFIDAPVSGGQAGAENGVLTIMCGGEPSVFDHVAPVMDVYAKQITLLGENGQGQRCKMVNQICIGGILQGLSEALLLAQKSGLDIEQVVETLKHGAAGSWQMENRATTMAQDKFDFGFAIDWMRKDLGFCLEEAERVGLELPLTKMVDEQYAGLQREGLGRMDTSVLIKAVAKNQ, from the coding sequence ATGGAAAAACAACGAGTAGCATTTATTGGTTTGGGTGTCATGGGCTACCCAATGGCGGGCTATTTGAGCAAAGCGGGGTATGAAACCAAAGTATACAACCGCACCAAAGCCAAAGCTGATAAATGGGCTGCAGAATACAATGGCATTGCGTGCGAGACACCGCGAGAAGCGGCAGAAGGTTGCGATATCGTATTTACTTGTGTTGGTAATGATAACGACGTACGCAGCGTGGTGTATGGTGAAGAAGGCTTGTTAGTTGGTCTCAAAGCGGGCGCGGTTTTGGTTGATCACACAACAACCTCGGCAGAACTTGCTGTGGAACTGGCGGATGCGTGTAAAAAAGTGGGCAATCACTTTATCGATGCGCCAGTCTCGGGCGGTCAAGCGGGCGCAGAAAATGGCGTGTTGACCATCATGTGCGGTGGTGAACCAAGTGTATTTGACCATGTTGCGCCTGTGATGGATGTGTACGCGAAACAAATCACTCTGCTGGGCGAAAATGGTCAGGGACAGCGTTGTAAAATGGTAAACCAAATCTGTATCGGTGGTATTTTGCAGGGCTTGAGTGAAGCACTTTTGCTTGCGCAAAAATCTGGCTTAGACATTGAACAGGTTGTCGAGACGCTGAAACACGGCGCTGCTGGTTCATGGCAAATGGAAAACCGTGCCACAACCATGGCGCAAGACAAGTTTGATTTTGGCTTCGCGATTGATTGGATGCGCAAAGACCTTGGCTTTTGTTTGGAAGAAGCTGAGCGTGTTGGGCTTGAGCTTCCATTGACTAAGATGGTCGACGAGCAGTACGCAGGCCTTCAACGTGAAGGGCTTGGTCGTATGGATACGTCAGTACTGATTAAGGCTGTAGCCAAAAATCAGTAG